In Halomarina salina, one DNA window encodes the following:
- the rpl12p gene encoding 50S ribosomal protein P1, translating into MEYIYAALILNETDEEINEENITAVLEAAGTDVEESRVKALVAALEDVDIEEAIDTAAAVPAAGGAAGGAAGGEADEAEEAEADADEAEADADDGDDDEEDDDASGEGLGELFG; encoded by the coding sequence ATGGAGTACATCTACGCAGCACTCATCCTGAACGAGACGGACGAAGAGATCAACGAAGAGAACATCACCGCAGTCCTCGAAGCGGCCGGTACGGACGTCGAGGAGTCCCGCGTCAAGGCGCTCGTCGCCGCGCTGGAGGACGTCGACATCGAGGAGGCCATCGACACGGCCGCCGCCGTCCCCGCAGCAGGCGGGGCCGCGGGCGGTGCCGCCGGTGGCGAGGCCGACGAGGCCGAGGAAGCGGAAGCCGACGCCGACGAGGCGGAAGCCGACGCCGACGACGGCGACGACGACGAGGAAGACGACGACGCCAGCGGCGAGGGTCTCGGCGAGCTGTTCGGCTGA
- a CDS encoding VNG_1110C family protein — protein MSDAGRFRDSTQIVLPRGRLGDLRADLGREFTLTFVEQDGRVRIIGSPVEIKSASDWLVRHGISLP, from the coding sequence ATGAGTGACGCCGGTCGATTCCGCGACAGCACGCAGATCGTCCTCCCCCGAGGGAGGCTGGGTGACCTGCGCGCGGACCTCGGGCGGGAGTTCACGCTGACGTTCGTCGAGCAGGACGGTCGCGTCCGCATCATCGGCAGTCCGGTCGAGATCAAGAGCGCGAGCGACTGGCTCGTCCGTCACGGCATCTCCCTGCCCTGA
- a CDS encoding VOC family protein — MNAILDHTMMRVEDLDAALEFYTGAIDYEEKGRWEADTFTNVFLGPEEMHDEGALLELTYNHDGRSYEMGDAWGHIAVRVPEDELQSSYDELMDAGVEDYRDPESCDNRYAFVKDPDGHEIELVKRDHGAKWSLDHTMMRVEDADATLGWYARKLEYEQTGRWESDTFANYFAKPKEAAEEAMSVELTYNYDGRSYEMGDAWGHVAVRCDDLDDAWETLMEREAEGYRDPESCDHNYAFTKTNDGHEVEVVTR, encoded by the coding sequence GTGAACGCCATTCTCGACCACACGATGATGCGCGTCGAAGACCTCGACGCCGCACTGGAGTTCTACACGGGAGCCATCGACTACGAGGAGAAGGGTCGCTGGGAGGCCGACACGTTCACGAACGTCTTCCTCGGCCCCGAGGAGATGCACGACGAAGGTGCGCTGCTCGAACTCACGTACAACCACGACGGTCGCTCCTACGAGATGGGCGACGCGTGGGGCCACATCGCCGTCCGCGTCCCCGAGGACGAACTGCAGTCGTCGTACGACGAACTGATGGACGCGGGCGTCGAGGACTACCGCGACCCGGAGTCCTGCGACAACCGGTACGCGTTCGTGAAGGACCCCGACGGCCACGAGATAGAACTCGTGAAGCGCGACCACGGCGCGAAGTGGAGCCTCGACCACACGATGATGCGCGTCGAGGACGCCGACGCGACCCTCGGCTGGTACGCCCGGAAACTGGAGTACGAACAGACGGGTCGCTGGGAGTCGGACACGTTCGCGAACTACTTCGCGAAGCCGAAGGAGGCCGCCGAGGAGGCGATGAGCGTCGAGTTGACGTACAACTACGACGGGCGCTCCTACGAGATGGGCGACGCGTGGGGCCACGTCGCCGTGCGGTGTGACGACCTCGACGACGCCTGGGAGACGCTGATGGAACGCGAGGCCGAGGGCTACCGCGATCCGGAGTCCTGTGACCACAACTACGCGTTCACCAAGACCAACGACGGCCACGAGGTCGAAGTCGTCACGCGCTGA
- a CDS encoding OBG GTPase family GTP-binding protein produces the protein MGLEEEIEAIEEEIANTPYNKSTEAHIGRLKSKLAQKKEKLENQSSAGGGQGYAVEKTGDATVALVGFPSVGKSTLLNALTNAESEVGSYEFTTLNVNPGMLQYRGANIQLMDVPGLIEGAAEGRGGGREVLSVVRTADLVLFVLSVFEIEQYDRLREELYYNKIRLDSTPPSISVTKKHKGGIKLTTGGDVGLDEETIKGVLREYDYINADVTVREQMTIDLLVDALMDNRVYLPSIVSVNKADLIEPDYLETVNEDLRERDIDPEEAVFISAEEGKGLDSLKESIWEALGLIRIYMDKPGRGVDREEPLVVRRGKNSIDDVLDKLGSDFRQRFRFARVSGPSAKHDEQQVGLDHELQDEDVLRLIMRR, from the coding sequence ATGGGACTTGAGGAGGAGATCGAGGCCATCGAGGAGGAGATAGCCAACACTCCGTACAACAAGTCCACCGAGGCACACATCGGTCGGCTGAAGTCGAAACTCGCACAGAAGAAGGAGAAACTGGAGAACCAGTCCTCGGCTGGCGGTGGCCAGGGCTACGCGGTCGAGAAGACCGGCGACGCCACCGTCGCCCTCGTCGGCTTCCCCTCCGTGGGGAAGTCCACCCTTCTGAACGCGCTGACCAACGCCGAAAGCGAGGTGGGGTCCTACGAGTTCACGACGCTGAACGTGAACCCGGGGATGTTGCAGTACCGCGGTGCGAACATCCAGTTGATGGACGTGCCGGGGCTCATCGAGGGTGCGGCCGAAGGGCGCGGTGGTGGCCGCGAGGTGCTGTCGGTCGTGCGGACCGCCGACCTCGTACTGTTCGTCCTCTCGGTGTTCGAGATCGAGCAGTACGACCGCCTCCGCGAGGAGCTGTACTACAACAAGATCCGCCTCGACTCCACCCCGCCGAGCATCAGCGTCACGAAGAAACACAAGGGCGGTATCAAACTCACCACCGGTGGCGACGTCGGCCTCGACGAGGAGACCATCAAGGGCGTCCTCCGCGAGTACGACTACATCAACGCCGACGTGACGGTACGCGAGCAGATGACCATCGACCTGCTCGTCGACGCGCTGATGGACAACCGCGTCTACCTCCCCTCCATCGTCTCGGTCAACAAGGCCGACCTCATCGAACCGGACTACCTGGAGACGGTCAACGAGGACCTCCGAGAGCGCGACATCGACCCCGAGGAGGCCGTCTTCATCAGCGCCGAGGAGGGCAAGGGCCTCGACTCGCTGAAGGAGTCCATCTGGGAGGCGCTCGGCCTCATCCGCATCTACATGGACAAGCCGGGGCGCGGCGTCGACCGCGAGGAACCGCTGGTCGTGCGTCGCGGGAAGAACAGCATCGACGACGTGCTGGACAAACTCGGGAGCGACTTCCGCCAGCGCTTCCGGTTCGCCCGCGTGTCGGGACCGAGCGCGAAACACGACGAACAGCAGGTGGGTCTCGACCACGAACTCCAGGACGAGGACGTCCTGCGCCTCATCATGCGGCGATAG
- a CDS encoding TIGR04206 family protein yields MSDGSSDAASAGDSTDEETARSRSPTSRNRGAVSSRARASDRGRALGRLLVVLGLGVVPWTVVAGVDLTFVFPFGLLNDDPWTLVTLPDYLRLSVYGRSAAIESWLVGAGIYVGAVASALAGVAGWDDRRLTGGLLVLAALNQFPLAYAFSRRPGTLAVPFGSVLLLIAAWWLYWPAVIEWVDERTE; encoded by the coding sequence GTGTCCGACGGGTCGTCGGACGCCGCCTCCGCGGGCGACTCTACCGACGAGGAGACGGCCCGGAGTCGCTCCCCGACCAGTCGGAACCGGGGCGCGGTCTCGTCGCGCGCACGCGCGAGCGACCGCGGCCGTGCGCTCGGTCGCTTACTCGTCGTACTGGGACTCGGGGTGGTCCCGTGGACCGTCGTCGCCGGTGTCGACCTGACGTTCGTGTTCCCGTTCGGGCTGCTCAACGACGACCCGTGGACGCTGGTCACGCTCCCCGACTACCTCCGGCTGTCCGTATACGGTCGGTCGGCCGCCATCGAGTCGTGGCTGGTCGGTGCGGGCATCTACGTCGGCGCGGTGGCGAGCGCGCTCGCAGGGGTCGCCGGGTGGGACGACCGGCGACTGACCGGGGGGCTGCTGGTGCTCGCCGCGCTGAACCAGTTCCCGCTCGCCTACGCGTTCTCGCGGCGACCGGGGACGCTCGCCGTCCCGTTCGGGAGCGTCCTGTTGCTCATCGCCGCGTGGTGGCTCTACTGGCCCGCCGTAATCGAGTGGGTCGACGAGCGGACCGAGTGA
- a CDS encoding 50S ribosomal protein L10 has protein sequence MSAESERKTDVIPQWKQEEVDTVVDILNSYESVGVVNLAGIPSRQLQAMRRDLHGTAQLRVSRNTLMNRALDETDDDLSELKEFIEGQVGLIGTNDNPFGLYKELEASKTPAPINAGEVAPNDIVIPEGDTGIDPGPFVGELQQVGADARIQDGSIQVLSDSTVLEAGEEVSTQLANVLSELGIEPKEVGLDLRGVYSDGVLFDPEDLAIDIDDYRADVQAAASAARNVSVNAVYPTAQTAGLILGKASNEARSLGLHAAVESPDIADTLVGKADSQMRALAALIDDEEALPEELRGADLTAPAGDDEDDADDDESTDDQAADADAEADTDDDEDDDDDDGGDALGAMFG, from the coding sequence ATGTCCGCAGAGTCCGAACGCAAGACCGACGTCATCCCGCAGTGGAAACAGGAGGAGGTCGACACCGTCGTCGACATCCTGAACAGCTACGAGAGCGTCGGCGTCGTCAACCTCGCCGGCATCCCGTCGCGACAGCTCCAGGCGATGCGCCGTGACCTGCACGGCACCGCACAGCTTCGCGTCTCCCGGAACACGCTGATGAACCGGGCGCTGGACGAGACCGACGACGACCTCTCGGAGCTGAAGGAGTTCATCGAGGGCCAGGTGGGCCTCATCGGGACGAACGACAACCCGTTCGGCCTGTACAAGGAGCTCGAAGCCTCGAAGACGCCGGCGCCCATCAACGCCGGCGAGGTCGCCCCGAACGACATCGTCATCCCCGAGGGTGACACCGGCATCGATCCCGGTCCGTTCGTCGGCGAACTCCAGCAGGTCGGCGCGGACGCCCGCATCCAGGACGGCTCCATCCAGGTGCTGTCCGACTCCACCGTGCTCGAAGCCGGCGAGGAGGTCAGCACGCAGCTCGCGAACGTACTGAGCGAACTCGGTATCGAACCGAAGGAGGTCGGCCTCGACCTCCGCGGCGTCTACTCCGACGGCGTCCTTTTCGACCCCGAGGACCTCGCCATCGACATCGACGACTACCGTGCGGACGTGCAGGCGGCCGCCAGTGCCGCCCGCAACGTCTCGGTCAACGCCGTCTACCCGACGGCCCAGACCGCAGGCCTCATCCTCGGCAAGGCGAGCAACGAGGCCCGTTCCCTCGGCCTGCACGCCGCCGTCGAGAGCCCGGACATCGCCGACACGCTCGTCGGGAAGGCCGACTCGCAGATGCGGGCGCTCGCCGCCCTCATCGACGACGAGGAGGCGCTCCCCGAGGAACTGCGCGGCGCTGACCTCACGGCCCCCGCCGGGGACGACGAGGACGACGCCGACGACGACGAATCGACCGACGACCAAGCAGCCGACGCTGACGCCGAGGCCGACACCGACGACGACGAAGACGACGATGACGACGACGGTGGCGACGCACTCGGCGCGATGTTCGGCTAA
- a CDS encoding 50S ribosomal protein L1, producing the protein MADQEIEDAVSRALDEAPPRNFQETVDLAINLRDLDLNDPSNRVDEGIVLPNGTGQDTRIVVFAEGETALRAQDVADDVLDGDDLEELGDDDDAAKDLAGETDFFVAEASMMQDIGRYLGTVLGPRGKMPTPLQPDDDVVEVVERMKNTVQVRSRDRRTFHTRVGAADMSADEIADNVDVILRRIEADLEKGPLNIDSVYVKTTMGPSVEVA; encoded by the coding sequence ATGGCAGATCAGGAAATAGAGGATGCAGTCTCTCGCGCACTCGACGAGGCACCGCCCCGGAACTTCCAGGAGACGGTGGACCTCGCGATAAACCTGCGAGACCTGGATCTCAACGACCCGTCTAACCGTGTCGACGAAGGCATCGTCCTTCCGAACGGAACGGGCCAAGACACACGTATCGTCGTGTTCGCAGAGGGTGAGACAGCCCTCCGAGCACAGGACGTCGCCGACGACGTACTCGACGGTGACGACCTCGAAGAACTCGGTGACGACGACGACGCCGCGAAGGATCTCGCCGGCGAGACGGACTTCTTCGTCGCCGAGGCGAGCATGATGCAGGACATCGGTCGCTACCTCGGGACCGTCCTCGGTCCCCGCGGGAAGATGCCGACACCGCTTCAGCCCGACGACGACGTCGTCGAAGTCGTCGAACGAATGAAGAACACGGTACAGGTACGCTCGCGCGACCGTCGGACGTTCCACACCCGCGTCGGTGCGGCCGACATGTCGGCCGACGAGATCGCCGACAACGTGGACGTCATCCTGCGCCGAATCGAAGCAGACCTCGAGAAGGGGCCGCTCAACATCGACTCCGTCTACGTCAAGACGACGATGGGCCCCTCCGTGGAGGTGGCCTAG
- a CDS encoding 50S ribosomal protein L11: protein MGGTIEVLVPGGQANPGPPLGPELGPTPVDVQAVVSEINDQTAAFDGTEVPVTVTYDDDGSFEIDVGVPPTAALVKDELGFETGSGRPQAEFVADMSIDQLVTVAEQKLPDLLAYDTRGAAKEVAGTCVSLGVTIEGEDARTFKQRVEDGEFDDQLSAA, encoded by the coding sequence ATGGGAGGTACCATCGAAGTGCTCGTCCCCGGCGGGCAGGCCAATCCTGGGCCACCGCTCGGGCCGGAGCTCGGCCCCACGCCGGTCGACGTGCAGGCAGTCGTCAGTGAGATAAACGACCAGACCGCCGCGTTCGACGGCACCGAAGTGCCCGTCACCGTCACCTACGACGACGACGGGAGCTTCGAGATCGACGTCGGTGTGCCGCCGACGGCGGCGCTCGTCAAGGACGAACTCGGCTTCGAGACGGGCAGCGGCCGCCCGCAGGCGGAGTTCGTCGCGGACATGTCCATCGACCAGCTCGTGACGGTCGCGGAGCAGAAGCTCCCCGACCTGCTCGCGTACGACACGCGCGGCGCGGCGAAGGAGGTCGCCGGCACCTGCGTCTCGCTCGGTGTCACCATCGAGGGCGAGGACGCGCGGACGTTCAAACAGCGCGTCGAAGACGGCGAGTTCGACGACCAGCTCAGCGCGGCGTAA
- a CDS encoding tripartite tricarboxylate transporter permease — protein sequence MEPQVVLAPEFALAVCGFTLAGVALGTLSGLVPGLHANNVALLLAAGAASAPGPPTLVACAMLAAGVVHTFLDVVPALALGVPDPAMAASALPGHRLVVEGRGEEALRLSALGSALAVVLAVPLAIPVTTGMTAVYPTVTAHLSLVLGGIALAMVLTEPTPGRAVGALVAVGASGTLGVLTLDLPVSGPLGGSTLMPLFAGLFGVPVLVDAVGGAGVPEQDDATLALSKGSVAGLGGVGTLSGAAVGYLPGVSSAVAATLALTTVPGRYGARGFVVATSGVNTANTVFALFALFALGTPRTGVLVAVDETVGTPSLSLSVLAVVGAAMAGFVLVGALGPSYLRVVGNVDPTRLSVGVLCLLAVFAFLFAGGLGVGLLAIAGLVGMLPPRLGAKRAHLMGVLIGPLALGG from the coding sequence ATGGAGCCACAGGTCGTCCTCGCGCCGGAGTTCGCGCTCGCAGTCTGTGGGTTCACGCTGGCTGGCGTCGCCCTCGGGACGCTGAGCGGACTGGTGCCGGGCCTCCACGCGAACAACGTCGCCCTCCTGCTGGCGGCGGGGGCGGCCAGCGCGCCCGGTCCGCCGACGCTCGTCGCCTGCGCGATGCTCGCGGCGGGCGTCGTCCACACGTTCCTCGACGTGGTGCCCGCGCTGGCGCTCGGCGTCCCCGACCCGGCGATGGCCGCCAGCGCACTCCCTGGGCACCGCCTCGTCGTCGAGGGACGGGGCGAGGAGGCGCTCCGCCTGTCGGCGCTCGGGAGCGCGCTGGCCGTCGTGCTCGCGGTGCCGCTGGCGATACCCGTCACGACCGGGATGACCGCGGTCTATCCGACGGTCACCGCCCACCTCTCGCTCGTCCTCGGTGGCATCGCTCTCGCGATGGTGCTCACCGAACCGACGCCGGGACGAGCGGTCGGCGCGCTGGTCGCCGTCGGTGCCAGCGGTACGCTCGGCGTGCTCACCCTCGACCTCCCCGTCTCCGGACCGCTCGGTGGGAGCACGCTCATGCCGCTGTTCGCGGGACTGTTCGGCGTCCCGGTGCTCGTCGACGCGGTCGGCGGCGCGGGCGTCCCCGAACAGGACGACGCCACGCTCGCCCTCTCGAAGGGCTCGGTCGCCGGACTGGGCGGTGTCGGCACGCTCTCGGGCGCGGCGGTCGGCTACCTGCCGGGCGTCTCCAGCGCCGTCGCGGCGACGCTCGCGTTGACGACTGTCCCCGGTAGGTACGGCGCTCGCGGGTTCGTCGTGGCGACCAGCGGCGTCAACACGGCGAACACGGTGTTCGCTCTCTTCGCGCTGTTCGCCCTCGGCACACCCCGGACGGGCGTGCTGGTCGCCGTCGACGAGACGGTGGGGACGCCGTCGCTCTCCCTCTCCGTGCTCGCCGTCGTCGGCGCGGCGATGGCGGGGTTCGTCCTCGTGGGAGCACTCGGCCCGTCCTACCTCCGGGTCGTCGGGAACGTCGACCCGACGCGGCTCTCGGTCGGTGTCCTCTGCCTGCTCGCCGTCTTCGCGTTCCTGTTCGCGGGCGGACTGGGCGTCGGACTGCTCGCTATCGCCGGACTGGTCGGGATGCTCCCGCCTCGGCTCGGCGCGAAGCGAGCGCACCTGATGGGGGTACTCATCGGGCCGCTCGCGCTGGGCGGGTGA